From the genome of Papaver somniferum cultivar HN1 chromosome 2, ASM357369v1, whole genome shotgun sequence, one region includes:
- the LOC113351888 gene encoding BTB/POZ domain-containing protein At1g21780-like: protein MEKKWFNRVMEKKGEKGYLDLLIDAAARGTTLLSGFLHLLNWRNVMKGVLINAFTVRALCDTFSPARGAGNKPVSTLPSHIVIDVEFLDLKICQLDGGDPISIWPGDGATQSLETQRTLRCLSRMLNDEILTDVTINTLGGTLRTHKEILSASSPVFQSMFLHDLKEKESSMVDIEDISVESCTALLSYFYGTIKQDDFWRHRLALLGAAHKYDIMDLKDACEESLLEDINSGNVLEKLLIQEMEEMEFSMTSKLLISS from the exons ATGGAGAAGAAATGGTTTAACAGAGTGATGGAAAAGAAAGGTGAAAAAGGGTATTTGGATTTGCTAATAGATGCAGCAGCAAG AGGGACAACACTTTTGTCAGGATTTCTGCACCTTCTGAATTGGAGGAATGTGATGAAAGGAGTCTTGATTAATGCATTTACGGTTCGTGCACTATGTGATACTTTCTCTCCCGCGCGTGGAGCAGGTAATAAACCCGTTAGCACCCTCCCTAGTCATATAGTCATTGATGTTGAATTTCTGGACCTGAAAATCTGTCAACTTGAT GGTGGTGATCCCATTTCGATATGGCCTGGCGATGGAGCAACACAATCTCTTGAAACACAGCGGACACTCCGCTGTCTCTCCCGCATGCTCAATGATGAAATACTCACCGATGTCACTATTAACACGTTGGGTGGCACACTAAGAACACACAAGGAAATTTTATCTGCATCTTCTCCGGTATTTCAGAGTATGTTCTTACATGATCTAAAAGAGAAAGAGTCTTCCATGGTTGATATAGAGGACATATCTGTAGAATCTTGTACAGCCTTGCTCAGTTACTTTTACGGGACCATAAAACAAGATGACTTTTGGAGGCATCGATTGGCACTACTTGGAGCTGCACACAAGTACGACATTATGGACCTTAAAGATGCCTGTGAGGAGAGTCTGTTAGAGGATATTAATTCAGGAAATGTCCTTGAAAAGCTCCTAatccaagagatggaggagaTGGAGTTCAGTATGACTTCAAAGCTTTTAATATCCTCTTAG
- the LOC113351889 gene encoding uncharacterized protein LOC113351889 — protein MMIIKELEEIEFITNNEELEEYMMNNEELDEIDFITNNEEMEEYLMNNEELEEMEFSMNNEEMDLNPCFPETITHVGESDVPTRNKKNLTNEQRLDIFHFLLKESKKGQPQKRSVPMAAQLFSTSESTVKRIWKREKDCEAKKLPFDVSSRKPTRVRPKPKKVDFNKIMEIPLRRRTTIRSIAEALNMPKSTVHRYVKKGAIKKHTNAIKPAFTVDTKKARLEFCLGMLELIPYKDNMMTKPMYDVIHIDEKWFFMTKATENYYLHPEETEPYRTCQSKRFIKKVMFLAAIARPRFDEFGNEVFNGKIGIFPFVTKEAAKRTSKNRPAGTLEDKPIESVNKDITRACLINKLLPSIREKWPNYNGETIYIQQDNEKPHVKVDDEEFLKEAAKEGFDIRLRFQPSQSPDMNVLDLGFFRSIQSLQHKEAPTTVGELLSAVDKAFNELSAQTLNDVFLSLQLCMVEVLKLRGGNNYKLQHIRKKKLARIGELPTQIEVDKNLVKDATNYLSCLRHFCKDESIAGEIHGNNIIM, from the coding sequence ATGATGATAATCAAGGAGCTGGAGGAAATAGAGTTCATTACGAACAACGAAGAACTGGAGGAGTACATGATGAACAACGAGGAGCTGGATGAGATTGATTTCATCACAAACAACGAAGAAATGGAGGAGTACCTGATGAACAACGAAGAGCTGGAGGAGATGGAGTTCAGTATGAACAACGAAGAGATGGATTTAAACCCTTGTTTTCCAGAAACAATCACACATGTAGGAGAATCAGATGTTCCAACCAGAAATAAAAAGAATCTCACAAATGAACAACGTCTAGATATTTTCCATTTCTTATTGAAGGAGAGTAAGAAGGGACAACCGCAAAAACGCTCAGTCCCAATGGCAGCACAACTATTTTCAACATCAGAATCTACAGTAAAACGTATATGGAAACGAGAAAAAGATTGTGAAGCAAAGAAATTACCTTTTGACGTGTCTTCACGAAAACCAACCAGAGTTCGTCCTAAACCCAAGAAGGTTGATTTCAACAAGATAATGGAAATACCATTGCGAAGACGCACCACCATAAGATCCATTGCCGAAGCTTTGAACATGCCCAAGTCAACTGTCCATAGATACGTCAAGAAAGGAGCGATTAAAAAACACACGAACGCAATAAAACCAGCCTTCACAGTGGACACGAAGAAAGCACGGTTAGAATTCTGTTTGGGAATGCTTGAGCTTATCCCTTACAAGGATAATATGATGACCAAGCCCATGTATGATGTTATACACATAGATGAGAAGTGGTTTTTTATGACAAAAGCAACAGAGAATTACTACCTTCATCCGGAAGAAACCGAACCATATCGTACATGCCAAAGTAAAAGATTCATTAAAAAGGTAATGTTTTTGGCAGCAATAGCTCGTCCTAGATTTGATGAGTTCGGAAATGAAGTTTTTAATGGAaagataggtatatttccttTTGTAACAAAGGAGGCAGCAAAACGAACGAGCAAGAATCGTCCGGCTGGAACACTTGAAGATAAACCAATTGAATCTGTGAACAAAGACATTACAAGAGCTTGTTTGATTAACAAATTGTTACCATCCATTCGGGAAAAGTGGCCAAACTACAATGGGGAAACTATATACATCCAACAAGATAATGAAAAACCACATGTTAAAGTGGATGATGAAGAATTTTTAAAAGAAGCGGCAAAAGAAGGTTTTGATATTAGATTGAGATTCCAACCTTCACAAAGTCCCGACATGAACGTTCTCGATCTTGGGTTTTTCAGGTCTATACAATCATTACAGCACAAAGAGGCGCCCACTACTGTTGGCGAACTTTTATCGGCTGTGGATAAAGCATTTAATGAATTATCGGCACAAACTCTGAATGACGTATTCCTCTCGTTGCAACTATGCATGGTAGAGGTTCTAAAGCTTCGTGGAGGAAACAATTATAAATTGCAGCatataaggaaaaagaaacttgcACGCATTGGTGAACTTCCTACTCAAATCGAAGTGGATAAGAATTTGGTGAAGGATGCAACTAATTACCTTTCATGTTTAAGACATTTCTGCAAGGATGAGAGTATTGCTGGCGAAATACATGGCAACAATATCATTATGTAG